Proteins from one Acetoanaerobium noterae genomic window:
- the hisS gene encoding histidine--tRNA ligase, which produces MSKNFIKPSILPGFMELLPNEQRIFDDIATKILKVYEKNGCYPIDTPVIEKADVLLVKSGGETEKQVYAFQKGKNDLALRFDLTVPFARYVAQHINELEFPFKRYQLGKVYRGERNQRGRYREFYQLDIDVINKDKLSVDNDAWVISLASQAFKEIKLPNYKFQISNRKILSGIFEYLQIENTFETMNLIDKYDKMPTNEFQAELEKLIGEEKSNFINKIMSINGSSAQIINQLKGFDINETYAEGVNEIARVVKMLEILKVEEKEYDINLKIIRGLDYYTGTVFETKLIGNESYGSICSGGRYDNLAENYTDTVLPGVGISIGLTRLFFVLQEIGFIEIYNLNRSDDFIILPLGDTMDYCSIILDKLLANGSRASIYFDDASLKKKLKYANNLKIQNVIIVGEEEVKNKIVKIKDMVSGEEKIIKIDDL; this is translated from the coding sequence ATGAGTAAAAACTTTATTAAGCCGTCTATACTACCAGGATTTATGGAACTGCTTCCAAACGAGCAGAGAATATTTGATGATATCGCTACAAAAATATTGAAGGTATATGAAAAAAATGGCTGCTATCCTATTGATACACCAGTAATAGAAAAAGCTGATGTACTATTAGTAAAATCTGGAGGCGAGACAGAAAAGCAAGTTTATGCATTTCAAAAAGGAAAAAACGACCTTGCTCTTAGATTTGATTTAACTGTTCCATTTGCCAGATATGTAGCACAGCACATAAACGAATTAGAATTTCCATTCAAAAGATATCAGCTAGGGAAAGTCTATCGTGGCGAAAGAAATCAAAGAGGAAGATATAGAGAATTTTATCAGCTAGATATAGATGTAATCAATAAAGATAAGCTAAGTGTAGACAATGATGCTTGGGTGATTAGCTTAGCATCTCAAGCTTTCAAAGAAATAAAGCTTCCTAACTACAAATTCCAAATCAGCAATAGAAAAATACTCAGTGGAATATTTGAATATCTACAAATAGAAAATACATTTGAAACTATGAACTTAATTGATAAATACGATAAGATGCCAACAAATGAATTTCAAGCCGAATTAGAAAAGCTAATAGGAGAAGAAAAAAGCAATTTTATAAATAAAATTATGAGCATAAATGGTAGTTCAGCTCAAATTATAAATCAGCTTAAAGGTTTTGATATAAATGAAACCTATGCTGAGGGTGTAAATGAAATCGCTAGAGTAGTAAAAATGCTAGAAATTTTAAAAGTTGAGGAAAAAGAATATGATATAAACCTAAAAATCATTAGAGGCTTAGATTATTACACTGGTACAGTATTTGAAACAAAGCTCATAGGAAATGAAAGCTATGGCTCTATATGTTCTGGAGGAAGATATGACAACCTAGCTGAAAACTATACTGATACTGTTCTTCCTGGGGTTGGAATATCAATTGGATTAACTAGATTATTTTTCGTACTTCAAGAAATAGGCTTCATAGAAATCTATAATCTAAATAGAAGCGATGACTTCATTATACTTCCTCTAGGCGATACTATGGATTACTGCTCTATCATACTTGATAAGCTACTAGCTAACGGTTCTAGAGCTTCGATATATTTTGATGATGCTTCACTTAAGAAAAAACTTAAATACGCAAACAACTTAAAAATCCAAAATGTAATTATAGTAGGCGAGGAAGAAGTAAAAAATAAAATAGTGAAAATTAAAGATATGGTATCTGGAGAAGAAAAAATAATAAAAATTGATGACTTATAA
- a CDS encoding putative NPN-dependent ornithine cyclodeaminase — protein sequence MSYELRKYKEVDFNDDLFKNAQNAKYELVEKDRVAPDNYHAMSIYPEYFKIDGKWILAEESRMDCVPVLREDNSIDIVEFRRLKTEDKVIVGRTEDASEGIYVHFECFEDNNPCTNDAFCFRAGRSRETSYTKDYEELYELLKYEKENGYIVWVLGPAAVFSKGAREAMSSLIDNGYANVLIGGNAIATHDLEGALFQTALGQHIYTQESVKDGHYNHLDVLNKASKAGSIEELIKQENINEGIIYSCVKNDVPLVLGGSIRDDGPLPIVIADVYEFQDEMRKHVNKATTVICLATQLHTIAIGNMTPSYRVEKDKIRPVNFYTIDISEFAVNKLKDRGSLEVVTMVTNVQDFLEKLNTNLTK from the coding sequence ATGAGTTACGAGTTAAGGAAGTATAAGGAAGTAGATTTTAATGATGATTTATTCAAAAATGCGCAAAATGCTAAGTATGAACTAGTAGAAAAGGACAGAGTAGCGCCCGATAACTATCATGCGATGTCGATATATCCCGAATATTTTAAAATAGATGGTAAGTGGATTTTGGCAGAAGAAAGCAGAATGGACTGTGTACCAGTACTAAGAGAAGATAACTCAATTGATATCGTTGAGTTCAGAAGATTAAAAACTGAGGACAAGGTGATTGTTGGAAGAACTGAAGATGCTAGTGAGGGAATTTATGTACATTTTGAATGTTTTGAAGACAATAACCCATGTACTAATGATGCATTTTGTTTTAGGGCAGGTAGATCTAGAGAAACATCTTATACTAAAGATTATGAAGAACTGTATGAGCTATTGAAATATGAGAAAGAAAATGGATATATTGTTTGGGTTTTAGGACCGGCTGCTGTTTTTTCTAAGGGAGCTAGAGAAGCTATGTCCAGCTTGATTGACAACGGCTATGCTAATGTTCTCATAGGAGGAAATGCTATAGCAACTCATGATTTAGAAGGTGCATTATTTCAGACAGCTCTAGGACAGCATATATATACTCAGGAGTCTGTAAAAGATGGTCACTATAATCATCTGGATGTACTAAACAAAGCAAGTAAAGCTGGTTCTATTGAGGAATTGATAAAGCAAGAGAATATTAATGAAGGAATAATATATTCATGTGTAAAAAACGATGTTCCTCTTGTTTTAGGGGGATCTATAAGAGATGATGGACCTCTTCCAATTGTTATAGCTGATGTATATGAATTTCAAGATGAGATGAGAAAGCATGTAAATAAAGCTACTACTGTGATATGCTTAGCTACTCAACTTCATACTATAGCGATAGGGAATATGACACCATCATATAGAGTTGAGAAAGATAAAATAAGACCAGTTAATTTTTACACTATTGATATTTCTGAGTTTGCAGTAAATAAATTAAAGGATAGAGGTAGCCTAGAGGTTGTTACGATGGTTACAAATGTCCAAGATTTCTTGGAAAAATTAAATACCAATCTGACTAAATAA
- a CDS encoding DUF3427 domain-containing protein: MGKNIEVYESLINKILSNELNQKANSNSIYKEKLEPGTSGSIIASYIKMIVEKGLRHYKSDNDDLSKQIEITNKIIENLSVLVEESELEKYSLTEEYMLKAIGDKLAAKDNIKQWLPQTSVASSSLFTGAIHEPPVYAELKREIASADRIDLLVSFIKFSGLRLIYDDLKEHTKSKKLRVITTSYMGASDLKAIQELAKLQNTEVKVSYDTNRTRLHAKAYYFHRNTGFSTAYIGSSNLSQAALSEGTEWNMKVSEYTSAEIINKYRVTFETYWNLNEFQVFNPDNLLDVQKLKHALSNEKHEEKSNEYFFDLVPYAYQQEILDRLEIEREVYNSYYNLIVAATGTGKTMVSAFDFKNFYKDNPSAKLLFLAHREEILSQSLMAFRGVLKDANFGELWVGNHRPSIFNHVFASIQTLNSNEQYRVFACDYFDYIVLDESHHTTASSYRKILSHFEPKIMLGLTATPERLDGEDILEFFNHRIAYEIRLREAIERNLLCPFHYFGVSETVDLSSVKWQNGRYDTLELSDKYIGNLARDIGIVSAIDRYVTSRDSIKGLGFCVSKEHARYMAKSFNEKGISSISLDSDSSDEVRRGAKDKLISGDIKFIFVVDLYNEGVDIPQINTVLFLRPTESATVFIQQLGRGLRLHESKDVLTVLDFIGQGRKEYNYQVKFQSMIGRLHHSIDKEINQDFPTLPKTCFIQLEKVARDIILDNISSSYCNKNKLKQMVNAFPLVCSLPFNLINFLEHYNLTPQMLYKASTLSELSSSYEASSSIFDIIKVLKSSFMKVSKINDYGWLSFLDEFLASPDKILLEKDKRRLLMLYYTIFQDEPELDIVEVFQSMKQNKVLYEELKDLVKYNLSKIDHLPKIINISDDVPLELHASYSTDQVLSALGVHTSDKKAPFREGVKYVEELNLDVFFITLNKSDKLFKESTMYEDYAINEELFHWQSQSRTTVNSATGRRYINMNENKSRVLLLVREEKSDSYGVTETFKCLGLASYVSHEGSAPISIIYKLENKMPMNILRSSNKVVNI, translated from the coding sequence ATGGGGAAAAATATAGAGGTTTATGAGTCTTTGATTAATAAAATTCTATCAAACGAGCTAAATCAAAAGGCTAACTCAAATTCAATTTATAAAGAAAAATTAGAGCCTGGTACATCAGGCTCTATTATTGCGTCATATATCAAGATGATTGTAGAGAAGGGACTGAGGCATTATAAGTCCGATAATGATGATTTATCTAAGCAAATTGAGATTACAAATAAAATAATTGAAAATTTAAGTGTATTAGTCGAAGAATCTGAGCTAGAAAAATATTCATTAACAGAAGAGTATATGCTAAAGGCTATAGGGGATAAACTTGCAGCTAAAGACAACATAAAGCAGTGGTTACCACAGACATCTGTAGCAAGTAGTAGTTTATTTACTGGAGCAATACATGAGCCACCAGTATATGCTGAATTAAAGAGAGAAATAGCTTCGGCTGACCGTATTGACTTGTTAGTATCGTTTATAAAGTTCAGTGGTCTTAGACTGATTTATGATGACTTGAAAGAGCATACCAAATCAAAGAAATTAAGAGTGATCACTACTAGCTATATGGGAGCATCAGATTTAAAAGCTATCCAAGAACTCGCAAAGCTTCAAAATACTGAAGTTAAGGTATCTTATGATACTAATAGGACTAGATTACATGCAAAAGCATATTATTTCCATAGAAATACTGGATTTAGTACTGCATACATAGGCTCATCTAATTTATCTCAAGCTGCTCTAAGTGAGGGTACAGAGTGGAATATGAAAGTCTCTGAATATACTTCTGCAGAAATTATTAATAAGTATAGGGTTACATTTGAAACTTATTGGAATTTAAATGAATTTCAAGTTTTCAATCCAGATAATTTACTTGATGTACAGAAATTAAAACATGCATTATCTAATGAAAAACACGAAGAGAAATCGAATGAATATTTCTTTGATTTAGTTCCTTATGCATATCAGCAGGAAATTTTAGATAGATTGGAAATTGAAAGAGAGGTTTACAATTCTTATTATAATCTTATAGTAGCAGCTACAGGAACAGGGAAAACCATGGTTTCTGCTTTTGATTTTAAGAATTTTTATAAAGATAATCCATCAGCAAAGCTTCTATTTCTAGCTCATAGAGAAGAGATTTTATCACAGAGTTTAATGGCATTTAGAGGGGTGTTAAAGGATGCAAATTTTGGTGAGCTATGGGTAGGTAACCACAGACCATCTATTTTTAATCATGTTTTTGCTTCTATACAGACATTAAATAGTAATGAGCAGTACAGGGTCTTTGCTTGTGATTATTTTGATTATATAGTTCTAGATGAAAGTCATCACACTACTGCAAGTTCATATAGGAAAATACTAAGTCATTTTGAACCTAAGATTATGCTAGGGCTGACAGCTACACCTGAAAGACTTGATGGAGAGGATATTTTAGAATTTTTCAATCATAGAATCGCATATGAAATAAGACTAAGAGAAGCGATAGAGCGAAATTTGCTTTGCCCTTTTCATTATTTTGGAGTGTCTGAGACTGTAGATTTGAGTAGTGTTAAGTGGCAAAATGGGAGATATGATACTCTAGAATTGAGTGATAAGTACATAGGAAATCTAGCTAGAGATATAGGCATTGTTTCTGCTATTGATAGATATGTTACATCTAGAGATTCTATTAAAGGTCTTGGTTTTTGTGTGAGCAAAGAACATGCTAGGTATATGGCTAAAAGTTTTAATGAAAAAGGTATTTCTTCTATTTCGTTAGATTCTGATTCTAGTGATGAAGTGAGAAGAGGAGCAAAGGATAAGCTTATATCTGGTGATATAAAGTTTATTTTTGTTGTGGATTTATATAATGAAGGCGTAGATATACCACAGATTAATACAGTTTTATTTCTTAGACCTACAGAGTCAGCAACAGTATTTATACAGCAGTTAGGGAGAGGGCTTAGGTTACATGAGAGCAAAGATGTACTTACAGTACTTGATTTTATAGGACAAGGCAGAAAGGAATATAATTATCAAGTTAAGTTTCAATCTATGATTGGGAGATTACATCATTCAATTGACAAAGAGATAAATCAGGATTTCCCAACTTTGCCTAAAACTTGCTTTATTCAGCTTGAAAAGGTTGCAAGAGATATAATACTTGATAATATATCTAGCTCATATTGTAACAAAAATAAATTAAAACAAATGGTAAATGCTTTTCCTTTGGTTTGCAGTTTGCCATTTAATCTTATTAATTTTCTAGAGCATTATAATTTAACTCCTCAGATGCTTTATAAAGCATCGACTCTATCAGAGTTATCATCTTCATATGAAGCTAGTTCATCTATTTTTGATATTATTAAGGTTTTGAAATCTTCCTTTATGAAAGTAAGTAAGATTAATGATTATGGATGGTTGAGTTTTTTAGATGAATTTTTAGCTAGTCCAGATAAAATTCTACTTGAAAAAGACAAGAGAAGACTGTTGATGCTTTATTATACTATATTTCAAGATGAACCAGAGCTAGATATTGTAGAAGTATTTCAAAGTATGAAGCAAAACAAGGTTTTGTATGAGGAATTAAAGGATTTAGTAAAATACAATTTAAGTAAAATTGACCATCTACCAAAGATAATTAATATATCAGATGATGTTCCACTTGAGTTACATGCTTCTTATTCTACAGACCAAGTTTTATCAGCCCTAGGCGTTCATACATCTGACAAAAAAGCTCCTTTTAGAGAGGGAGTTAAATATGTAGAGGAGCTAAATCTCGATGTATTTTTTATAACTTTAAATAAATCTGATAAATTGTTCAAAGAATCTACTATGTATGAAGATTATGCTATTAATGAAGAGCTTTTTCACTGGCAATCACAAAGTAGAACTACTGTAAACAGTGCAACTGGAAGAAGATACATAAATATGAATGAGAATAAAAGTAGAGTATTATTATTAGTTAGAGAAGAAAAATCTGATTCATATGGAGTGACAGAGACTTTTAAATGTCTAGGTCTTGCGTCTTATGTTTCACATGAAGGTTCAGCTCCAATTAGTATCATATATAAGCTTGAAAACAAAATGCCTATGAATATTTTAAGGTCATCTAACAAAGTGGTAAATATTTAA
- a CDS encoding MBL fold metallo-hydrolase, translating to MQIQKLVIGMHESNCYIVSEDNKALIIDPGGESSRIIKQVQRNNLSIVAIALTHYHCDHIEAALELKKAFDCPIYAHKKELKGLQDPKINHTETLGRKAISITPDVLLSEGSKINITDDIYLETIHTPGHTPGGICLYSKLQKLAFTGDTLFEDGLGRTDLEGGNEDLMKKSVSNKISLWEDDITIYPGHGNSVSMKELRRRGIMYLK from the coding sequence ATGCAAATACAAAAGCTAGTAATAGGAATGCATGAATCAAATTGCTATATTGTAAGTGAGGATAATAAGGCTCTAATAATTGACCCAGGTGGTGAAAGCAGTAGAATTATTAAGCAAGTTCAAAGAAATAATTTATCGATTGTAGCAATCGCACTTACGCATTATCACTGTGATCATATAGAAGCAGCTTTAGAGTTAAAGAAGGCTTTTGACTGTCCTATTTATGCTCATAAAAAAGAGCTAAAAGGTCTACAGGACCCAAAGATAAATCATACTGAAACTTTAGGAAGAAAAGCTATATCTATAACTCCTGATGTTTTACTAAGTGAAGGTTCGAAAATAAATATAACAGATGATATATATCTAGAGACTATTCATACTCCAGGACATACACCAGGAGGGATTTGCCTTTATTCAAAGCTACAAAAGCTAGCATTCACTGGGGATACTTTATTTGAAGATGGATTAGGAAGAACTGATTTAGAAGGTGGAAATGAAGACCTTATGAAAAAATCAGTCTCAAATAAAATTTCTCTATGGGAGGATGATATTACTATTTATCCTGGGCATGGGAATTCAGTTAGCATGAAAGAATTGAGAAGAAGAGGCATAATGTATCTTAAGTAG
- a CDS encoding ASCH domain-containing protein: MTVKEMWDNYISISGKSINTPYESWHFCNNEADANELAKLTLSGIKRATASLYKSFEAENEPIPKIGDLIVITNWDSEAVCIIEIKKVEILPFKDITKEHAQIEGEGDKSLEYWRRGHINFFTEETKELGIEFNEELEVIFETFQIVYPVD; the protein is encoded by the coding sequence ATGACTGTAAAAGAAATGTGGGATAATTATATCAGTATATCAGGAAAATCAATTAATACACCCTACGAATCATGGCATTTTTGCAACAATGAAGCTGATGCCAATGAACTAGCAAAACTTACGCTATCAGGGATAAAAAGAGCAACAGCATCACTTTATAAATCATTTGAAGCTGAAAATGAGCCTATTCCTAAAATTGGAGATTTGATAGTAATAACAAATTGGGATTCTGAAGCGGTATGTATTATCGAGATTAAGAAAGTTGAGATATTGCCATTTAAAGATATTACAAAGGAACATGCTCAGATAGAAGGAGAGGGAGATAAATCTCTAGAATACTGGAGAAGAGGTCATATTAACTTCTTCACAGAAGAAACAAAAGAGCTAGGAATAGAATTTAATGAAGAGTTAGAGGTTATTTTTGAAACTTTCCAAATAGTATATCCAGTAGACTAA
- a CDS encoding ADP-ribosylglycohydrolase family protein yields MKRKSEYFQGCLIGGAIGDALGWPVEFMRYSQIKGKYGKEGIHDLVISSSGKAEITDDTQMTIFTAEGILRADSVLNNQQICDEALSVYYSYQRWLITQGYTKVKEYEHIYDGWLLNKVELNARRAPGNTCLSALSSKKQGSINNPINNSKGCGGIMRVAPVGLYYEKEKAFVMGAEFAAITHGHPSGYLSAGAFAFLIASLIEGNEIELAINETIAELINYDNHKECSDILVKALELAKSNVSDEEAISELGEGWVGEEALGISVYFSLKYSNDFEKGLIASVNHDGDSDSTGSITRNILGAYLGLGKIPMKWMESVELKDVLLRLANELLNKSSN; encoded by the coding sequence ATGAAAAGAAAAAGCGAATATTTTCAAGGATGCTTAATAGGTGGAGCTATAGGAGATGCTCTAGGATGGCCAGTTGAATTTATGAGATATAGTCAGATTAAAGGTAAATATGGTAAAGAAGGGATTCATGATTTAGTAATATCTTCATCAGGAAAAGCTGAAATTACAGATGATACTCAGATGACTATATTTACAGCAGAGGGGATATTAAGAGCTGATAGTGTTCTTAATAATCAACAAATCTGTGATGAAGCTTTATCAGTTTATTACTCATATCAGAGATGGCTTATCACACAGGGATATACCAAGGTTAAAGAGTATGAGCATATATATGATGGGTGGTTATTGAATAAAGTAGAGCTAAATGCTAGAAGAGCTCCAGGAAACACATGTCTATCAGCACTCTCTAGTAAAAAACAAGGCTCTATTAATAATCCAATTAATAACAGCAAAGGCTGCGGAGGGATTATGAGGGTTGCTCCAGTTGGGCTTTATTATGAAAAAGAAAAGGCTTTTGTTATGGGAGCTGAGTTTGCAGCGATTACACATGGTCATCCATCTGGATATCTTTCAGCAGGAGCTTTTGCTTTTTTAATAGCTTCATTAATTGAAGGAAATGAAATTGAACTAGCAATAAATGAGACTATAGCTGAGCTAATAAATTACGATAACCATAAGGAATGCTCGGATATATTAGTAAAAGCACTTGAATTAGCAAAATCTAATGTAAGTGATGAAGAAGCCATTTCAGAGCTAGGTGAAGGATGGGTAGGAGAAGAAGCTTTAGGAATTTCAGTATATTTTTCACTTAAATATAGCAATGATTTTGAAAAAGGTCTTATAGCTTCAGTGAACCACGATGGTGATAGTGATAGTACAGGGTCTATTACAAGAAACATCTTGGGAGCTTATTTAGGGCTTGGCAAAATCCCTATGAAGTGGATGGAAAGTGTAGAGTTAAAGGATGTATTACTTAGATTAGCAAATGAACTGCTTAATAAGAGTAGTAATTAA
- a CDS encoding helix-turn-helix domain-containing protein — MILADKIILLRKKSGWSQEDLAEKLNVSRQSISKWEGAQSVPGMDKILQLSEIFGVSTDYLLKDSIELEEYVEQESKSEESSVRYVSMEEANSYLDLTQNIAHKMALGVAMCIMSPAIIITLSNLYLFEQFSFSENQSQAIALTLFFITIASAVVIFISIGMKFKDFEYLKTEPIETEYGVSGMVKSKMKAYKETYSKYNIIGVTLCILSVLPVILSSFADKDLTDGIGVIGTLFMVAVGVFMLVTVGTIWSSFNVLLQEGEYSVEGKAKSKVVGSIAGIYWLLTTALYLFISFYYGAWDKSWMIWPVAGVLFGAVAAIANLVIKSKK; from the coding sequence ATGATATTGGCGGACAAAATTATTTTATTAAGAAAGAAAAGTGGATGGTCACAAGAAGACCTAGCAGAAAAATTGAATGTATCTAGACAATCTATATCAAAATGGGAAGGCGCTCAATCAGTTCCTGGTATGGATAAAATACTTCAGCTAAGCGAAATTTTTGGTGTAAGTACAGATTATTTATTAAAGGATAGTATAGAGCTAGAAGAATATGTAGAGCAAGAATCCAAAAGCGAAGAGTCGAGTGTGAGATATGTATCAATGGAAGAGGCTAATTCATATTTGGATTTGACTCAAAATATAGCTCATAAAATGGCTCTTGGAGTTGCTATGTGTATAATGTCACCAGCTATAATTATAACTCTATCAAATTTATACTTGTTTGAACAATTTTCGTTTTCTGAAAATCAATCACAAGCAATTGCATTGACATTATTTTTTATAACAATAGCAAGTGCAGTTGTTATATTTATAAGTATTGGAATGAAATTCAAGGATTTTGAATACCTAAAAACGGAACCTATAGAAACTGAATATGGTGTATCAGGTATGGTTAAATCCAAAATGAAAGCATATAAAGAAACATATAGTAAGTACAATATTATAGGAGTAACTTTATGTATACTTTCAGTGCTTCCAGTAATATTATCATCATTTGCAGATAAAGATTTAACAGATGGAATAGGGGTCATAGGAACACTATTTATGGTAGCTGTTGGAGTTTTCATGCTAGTTACAGTAGGAACTATATGGTCCAGCTTTAATGTGCTTCTTCAAGAAGGAGAGTATTCTGTAGAGGGAAAGGCAAAATCAAAAGTAGTTGGAAGCATTGCAGGAATATACTGGCTCCTTACTACAGCTTTATATTTATTTATTAGCTTCTACTATGGAGCATGGGATAAGAGCTGGATGATATGGCCAGTAGCTGGGGTATTATTTGGAGCTGTTGCAGCTATTGCGAATTTAGTTATAAAAAGTAAGAAATGA
- a CDS encoding DUF4825 domain-containing protein, with protein MDQNKSNKTIIVALIILIISMTFIFIMDKTKQTDTSEETNADKLYAHKSEYIGDSSNISGLLNLLPYSEYKTSIELSTSDKPYGLKAIYNIDDSAVNISDLKNQFYNNALIIFSLIENVDYIDFVLTKDGNAEPEVHHYDRKEIQDSHIDNLYGYSVNLQTFENFLMEKVYMPGGS; from the coding sequence GTGGACCAAAATAAATCAAATAAGACTATTATCGTAGCGCTGATTATATTAATTATCAGTATGACCTTTATATTTATTATGGATAAAACTAAACAAACTGATACAAGTGAAGAAACTAATGCAGATAAGCTATATGCTCATAAATCTGAGTATATAGGAGACAGCAGTAATATATCAGGATTACTAAATCTACTTCCATATTCTGAGTATAAGACTAGCATAGAGCTGTCAACATCTGATAAACCATACGGACTAAAGGCTATATATAATATTGATGATTCAGCTGTAAATATTTCAGATTTAAAAAATCAATTTTACAATAATGCTCTAATTATTTTTTCCTTGATAGAAAACGTAGATTATATTGATTTTGTATTGACCAAAGATGGTAACGCAGAGCCTGAAGTCCATCATTACGATAGAAAAGAGATACAAGACAGCCATATAGATAACTTGTATGGATACTCAGTAAATCTGCAAACTTTTGAAAACTTTTTAATGGAAAAAGTTTATATGCCTGGAGGTTCTTGA
- a CDS encoding ArsR/SmtB family transcription factor, with protein MQYKFFATESKIIDLITFPECLRFSEKKSRDLDIDYYNDYILEDTFEYYEALATKLKPFEKEINRFYFSNLSMPVMLTKLHSFFGYDSVDSYLNKLKSLTEDELLRSFLSKIYASITENDKILHAEDIYDEVTKYMNDKNKQIDLLEQLDANDEEKWKISSLLRQPKTMTNEWISLIETLIPLFENEYRLKESKIIEFGKFVEKKLNDSNGDALPTMTDNLLNKKLLPSGNILISFINSYALEINTSDKTPYLRWGIDVEDFLELIQNAKENELKDRVLLFKNLGDKTRYEVIKLIAQGATSAKEIATTLNVSQATISYHLNNLISSKLLILERDNSKYSHKINFDILESAYKSMISDFTPNQNK; from the coding sequence ATGCAATATAAATTTTTCGCCACTGAAAGCAAAATCATAGACTTAATTACTTTTCCAGAATGCTTAAGATTTTCAGAAAAAAAATCTAGAGATTTAGATATTGATTATTACAATGACTATATTTTAGAGGATACATTTGAGTACTATGAAGCCCTTGCAACTAAGCTGAAGCCTTTTGAAAAAGAAATTAACAGATTTTATTTTTCGAATTTATCTATGCCTGTTATGCTCACAAAGCTACATTCCTTTTTTGGCTATGATTCTGTTGATTCTTATCTTAACAAACTAAAAAGTCTTACTGAAGACGAGCTATTAAGAAGCTTTCTGTCAAAGATATACGCTAGCATTACTGAAAATGATAAGATTCTTCATGCAGAGGATATATACGATGAAGTTACTAAGTATATGAATGATAAAAATAAACAAATTGATTTACTAGAACAGCTTGATGCCAACGATGAAGAAAAATGGAAAATTTCTTCACTTCTTAGGCAGCCAAAAACCATGACCAATGAGTGGATTTCATTAATTGAAACTCTTATTCCATTATTTGAAAACGAATATAGACTTAAAGAATCTAAGATAATTGAATTTGGAAAATTTGTAGAAAAAAAGCTCAATGATTCAAATGGAGATGCTTTACCTACTATGACAGATAATTTACTCAATAAAAAGCTTCTTCCTAGTGGTAACATTCTCATATCCTTTATAAATTCATATGCTTTGGAAATTAATACTAGTGATAAAACGCCTTATCTAAGGTGGGGAATTGATGTTGAAGATTTTCTGGAGCTGATACAAAACGCAAAAGAAAACGAACTAAAGGATCGTGTGCTTTTATTCAAAAACCTAGGTGATAAAACTAGATATGAAGTTATAAAGCTCATAGCTCAAGGAGCTACATCCGCAAAAGAAATAGCAACTACGCTCAATGTCTCTCAAGCTACTATTTCTTACCATTTAAACAACCTTATTTCTTCAAAACTACTTATTTTAGAAAGAGATAACTCAAAGTATAGCCATAAAATAAATTTTGATATTTTAGAATCTGCCTACAAATCAATGATATCTGACTTTACTCCTAATCAAAACAAATAA
- a CDS encoding HD domain-containing protein has protein sequence MQREKAIELLEKHVTTPHIIRHCYAVEAVMRKLAEKLEPEKIDDWGIAGLLHDLDNDLVDWESDMSVHGPKTVEVMKVEGIGNEQMYRAILAHNPANGSKIESTFERAMYAADPITGFINAIALVYPDKKIKSVKVKSIIKRMKETRFAAGANREAMKSIELLDISFEEFAELALNAMCEIDTVLEL, from the coding sequence ATGCAAAGAGAAAAAGCTATAGAGCTATTAGAAAAACATGTTACCACCCCTCATATCATCAGACATTGCTATGCAGTGGAGGCTGTAATGAGAAAGTTAGCTGAGAAACTAGAGCCAGAGAAAATTGATGACTGGGGGATAGCTGGACTATTACATGATTTAGACAATGATTTGGTGGACTGGGAAAGTGATATGTCAGTTCATGGCCCGAAAACTGTGGAAGTAATGAAGGTAGAGGGTATAGGAAATGAACAGATGTATAGAGCTATTTTGGCACATAATCCAGCAAATGGAAGTAAGATAGAAAGTACATTTGAAAGAGCAATGTACGCAGCTGATCCCATAACTGGATTTATCAATGCTATCGCACTAGTATACCCAGATAAAAAGATAAAAAGTGTAAAGGTTAAATCTATAATAAAGCGCATGAAAGAAACTAGATTTGCAGCTGGAGCAAATAGAGAGGCAATGAAATCAATAGAGCTTCTCGATATTTCATTTGAAGAATTTGCTGAGCTTGCTTTAAATGCAATGTGTGAAATTGATACTGTACTTGAATTATAA